In one Streptomyces sp. NBC_01241 genomic region, the following are encoded:
- a CDS encoding NuoB/complex I 20 kDa subunit family protein, giving the protein MGLEEKLPSGFVLTTVEQAAGWVRKSSVFPATFGLACCAIEMMTTGAGRYDLARFGMEVFRGSPRQADLMIVAGRVSQKMAPVLRQVYDQMPNPKWVISMGVCASSGGMFNNYAIVQGVDHIVPVDIYLPGCPPRPEMLMDAILKLHQKIQSSKLGVNAEEAAREAEDAALKALPLIEMKGLLR; this is encoded by the coding sequence ATGGGACTCGAAGAGAAGCTGCCCAGCGGCTTCGTGCTGACCACTGTCGAGCAGGCCGCCGGCTGGGTACGGAAGTCCTCCGTCTTCCCGGCCACCTTCGGCCTCGCCTGCTGCGCCATCGAAATGATGACGACCGGGGCCGGGCGCTACGACCTGGCCCGTTTCGGCATGGAGGTCTTCCGCGGATCGCCGCGCCAGGCGGACCTGATGATCGTGGCGGGGCGGGTCAGTCAGAAGATGGCGCCCGTCCTGCGGCAGGTCTACGACCAGATGCCCAACCCCAAGTGGGTGATCTCCATGGGGGTTTGCGCATCATCGGGCGGAATGTTCAATAATTACGCCATTGTTCAGGGTGTTGATCATATTGTCCCGGTTGATATTTATTTGCCGGGCTGCCCGCCGCGGCCCGAGATGCTGATGGACGCGATTCTCAAGCTCCACCAGAAGATCCAGAGCTCCAAGCTCGGGGTCAACGCGGAGGAGGCCGCCCGCGAGGCGGAGGACGCGGCGCTCAAGGCACTTCCCCTGATCGAGATGAAGGGGCTGCTGCGATGA
- a CDS encoding NADH-quinone oxidoreductase subunit C — protein MSENPEQSNNGVPAPRDETGEVIGVRKGMFGANNGGDTSGYGGLVRTVTLPGATSRPYGGWFDEVADELEGALEEQDLLPGNAIEKTVVDRGELTFHIAREHLVRVARTLRDDPALRFELCTGVSGVHFLGDKGRELHAVYHLRSITHGRLIRLEVSAPDSDPHIPSLVEVYPTNDWHERETYDFFGLVFDGHPALTRIMMPDDWQGFPQRKDYPLGGIAVEYKGAQIPAPDQRRSYS, from the coding sequence ATGAGCGAGAACCCCGAGCAGAGCAACAACGGCGTGCCCGCGCCGCGGGACGAGACCGGCGAGGTCATCGGCGTACGCAAGGGCATGTTCGGCGCCAACAACGGCGGCGACACCTCCGGTTACGGCGGCCTCGTCCGCACGGTGACCCTGCCGGGCGCCACGTCGCGTCCGTACGGCGGCTGGTTCGACGAAGTCGCGGACGAACTCGAAGGGGCCCTGGAGGAACAGGACCTGCTTCCCGGGAACGCCATCGAGAAGACCGTCGTCGACCGCGGCGAGCTCACCTTCCACATCGCCCGCGAGCACCTCGTCCGGGTCGCCCGCACCCTGCGCGACGACCCGGCGCTGCGCTTCGAGCTCTGCACCGGGGTGAGCGGCGTCCACTTCCTCGGCGACAAGGGCCGCGAGCTGCACGCCGTCTACCACCTGCGCTCGATCACGCACGGCCGGCTGATCCGCCTGGAGGTGTCGGCCCCGGACAGCGATCCGCACATCCCCTCGCTCGTCGAGGTCTACCCGACCAACGACTGGCACGAGCGCGAGACCTACGACTTCTTCGGGCTCGTCTTCGACGGGCACCCCGCCCTCACCCGGATCATGATGCCGGACGACTGGCAGGGCTTCCCGCAGCGCAAGGACTATCCGCTCGGCGGCATCGCCGTCGAGTACAAGGGCGCCCAGATCCCGGCTCCGGACCAGCGGAGGTCGTACTCCTGA